A portion of the Trachemys scripta elegans isolate TJP31775 chromosome 9, CAS_Tse_1.0, whole genome shotgun sequence genome contains these proteins:
- the LOC117883028 gene encoding G-protein coupled receptor 35-like — protein sequence MNCSNSSIKVPETFHLIQLIVYIPVFLFGILFNALAFWVFCYKLSKWTETRVYMINLMIADCCLLFTLPFKAFSHNHELPRDNKCLALEATYFINRYASIYIITITAVDRYIAIMYPLKSITLRSPFKAAITSGFLWLLVISFVCLAEVSEEQENHGICFEKFSTEPSKGALAFTIGGFFIPLIILSFCSIQIIKKLVRKKKTNPHEEKLIQKAIYIVSVNMAVFIICFLPVNIGHIVRFIVDSTSTNCSVIYKGNVFLHMASIIANTNCCIDAICYYFVNQEFQEASSMLPKTKSVKSLSNHS from the coding sequence ATGAactgcagcaacagcagcatcAAAGTGCCCGAAACTTTTCATCTCATTCAGCTGATAGTGTACATCCCAGTTTTCCTTTTTGGAATCCTATTTAATGCTCTGGCTTTCTGGGTGTTTTGCTATAAACTGTCTAAATGGACAGAAACCAGAGTGTACATGATCAACTTAATGATTGCCGACTGTTGTTTGCTCTTCACTTTGCCCTTCAAAGCATTTTCCCACAACCATGAGCTGCCCCGAGATAACAAGTGCTTGGCTTTAGAAGCTACATATTTTATAAACCGGTATGCAAGCATCTATATTATCACCATCACCGCTGTTGATCGATACATTGCAATAATGTACCCCCTAAAATCAATAACTCTGAGGTCCCCGTTCAAGGCAGCTATCACCAGTGGATTTCTATGGCTACTAGTGATAAGTTTTGTTTGCTTAGCTGAAGTATCGGAAGAGCAAGAAAACCATGGAATTTGCTTTGAAAAGTTTTCCACGGAGCCATCCAAAGGGGCATTAGCCTTTACTATTGGGGGATTTTTTATTCCATTAATCATCTTGAGCTTTTGTTCAATTCAAATAATTAAGAAGCTTGtgagaaagaagaaaacaaatccACATGAGGAAAAACTAATCCAGAAAGCGATCTACATTGTTTCTGTAAACATGGCTGTGTTCATAATATGCTTTTTACCTGTTAATATTGGGCACATTGTTCGGTTTATTGTGGATTCCACCAGCACCAACTGCTCAGTAATATACAAAGGTAATGTATTCTTGCACATGGCCTCAATCATAGCAAACACTAACTGCTGCATAGACGCCATTTGTTATTACTTTGTAAACCAGGAATTTCAGGAGGCATCGTCCATGTTACCAAAGACAAAATCTGTGAAGTCGCTGTCTAATCACAGCTAA